In Candidatus Hamiltonella defensa 5AT (Acyrthosiphon pisum), one genomic interval encodes:
- a CDS encoding serine/threonine transporter → MKIIKNSPLVSKKSKDALPWSKNDTMWMLSLYGTAIGAGVLFLPINAGIGGLLPLIVMTLIAFPMTFFAHRGLCRFVLSGAHPDKDITEVVEEHFGVGAGKLITLLYFFTIYPILLVYSVAITNTVESFLIHQMHISPPPRVLLSFTLIFGLMSIVHFGKNVIVKAMSILVFPFIFVLMLLTFYLIPYWSDAIFSNVFSNETTSTKSILMTLWLIIPVMVFSFNHSPIISAFAVASRKKYGVDAEKKCGSILAWSHIMMVITVMMFVFSCVLSLSPSDLVQAKSENISILSYLANHYNRPLIAYIAPIIAFIAISKSFLGHYLGVQEGFNRLVMQLMCTQNKKVKTTYLNRITAIFMLISTWIVATLNPSILGIIETLSGPVIAILLYLMPMYAIHKIPAMRQYSGYTSNIFVVIMGLMAISAILYNLLDFWAP, encoded by the coding sequence ATGAAGATCATTAAAAATTCCCCCTTGGTTTCAAAAAAGTCGAAAGATGCTCTGCCCTGGTCCAAAAATGACACTATGTGGATGTTAAGCTTGTATGGCACCGCTATTGGCGCCGGAGTTCTTTTTTTGCCTATCAACGCAGGTATTGGCGGTTTATTGCCACTGATAGTCATGACGCTGATTGCCTTTCCAATGACCTTTTTTGCTCATAGAGGTCTTTGTCGTTTTGTACTTTCAGGGGCACATCCAGACAAGGACATTACCGAAGTAGTGGAAGAACATTTTGGTGTCGGAGCCGGTAAACTGATCACATTGCTGTATTTTTTTACGATTTATCCGATTTTACTGGTTTACAGTGTGGCTATCACCAATACGGTCGAGAGCTTTTTGATACATCAAATGCACATCTCCCCCCCCCCACGCGTACTTTTATCCTTTACTTTAATTTTTGGCTTAATGAGTATCGTCCATTTTGGAAAAAATGTGATTGTGAAAGCCATGAGTATTTTGGTCTTTCCATTTATTTTCGTATTAATGCTGCTGACTTTTTATTTAATCCCCTACTGGTCAGATGCTATTTTTTCAAATGTATTCTCCAACGAAACCACCTCTACCAAGAGTATTTTAATGACTTTATGGCTCATTATTCCTGTGATGGTATTTTCGTTTAATCATTCACCGATTATTTCGGCTTTTGCAGTAGCAAGCCGTAAAAAATACGGCGTAGATGCTGAAAAAAAATGCGGAAGTATCCTGGCATGGAGCCATATCATGATGGTGATCACGGTGATGATGTTTGTTTTTAGCTGTGTGCTTTCTCTATCTCCCTCGGATTTAGTACAGGCAAAATCAGAGAATATTTCTATTTTGTCTTATTTAGCGAATCATTATAATAGGCCTCTTATTGCCTACATCGCGCCTATTATTGCTTTTATTGCGATTTCAAAATCTTTTTTGGGGCATTATCTCGGAGTCCAGGAAGGATTCAATCGGTTAGTGATGCAATTAATGTGTACTCAGAATAAAAAGGTAAAGACGACGTATTTAAACCGTATCACCGCCATCTTTATGCTGATCAGCACCTGGATAGTAGCGACGCTAAACCCTAGTATACTGGGTATCATTGAAACGCTGAGCGGCCCTGTCATCGCCATATTACTTTACTTAATGCCGATGTATGCTATCCATAAAATTCCAGCAATGCGTCAATACAGTGGCTATACGAGTAATATTTTTGTGGTGATTATGGGGTTAATGGCAATCTCTGCCATTCTTTATAATTTATTGGATTTTTGGGCTCCCTAA
- the nth gene encoding endonuclease III: protein MNQKKRREILARLRDQNPQPRTELVYSTPFELLISVLLSAQATDLSVNKATSKLYPVANTPKALLSLGVNGLKEYIKSIGLFNTKAENIIKTCSLLLEKYQGAVPEDRAALESLPGVGRKTANVVLNTAFDWPTIAVDTHIFRVCNRTKFASGQNVVLVEKKLLKVVPEEFKKDCHHWLILHGRYHCIARKPRCGSCIIRDLCEFKEKTELTASF, encoded by the coding sequence ATGAATCAAAAAAAACGCAGGGAAATTTTAGCTCGTTTACGTGATCAAAATCCTCAGCCTCGTACTGAATTAGTGTATAGCACTCCGTTTGAATTGTTAATATCAGTCTTGCTTTCAGCTCAAGCCACTGATCTAAGTGTGAATAAAGCTACCTCAAAACTCTATCCTGTGGCGAATACACCAAAGGCGCTTTTATCATTAGGTGTCAATGGGCTCAAAGAATATATTAAAAGCATTGGATTATTTAATACCAAAGCCGAAAACATTATTAAAACCTGTTCTCTGTTGCTGGAAAAATACCAAGGCGCCGTGCCCGAAGATAGAGCGGCATTAGAATCTCTGCCTGGTGTCGGTCGCAAAACAGCCAATGTGGTTCTTAATACCGCTTTTGATTGGCCGACTATTGCTGTTGATACTCACATTTTTCGTGTTTGTAACCGAACGAAATTCGCATCTGGTCAAAATGTTGTTTTGGTTGAAAAAAAATTGCTTAAGGTCGTACCAGAGGAATTTAAAAAAGATTGTCACCATTGGTTGATTCTCCACGGGCGATACCATTGTATCGCGCGTAAGCCACGTTGTGGCTCTTGTATCATTCGGGATTTATGTGAATTTAAAGAAAAAACAGAATTGACGGCTTCGTTCTAA
- the birA gene encoding bifunctional biotin--[acetyl-CoA-carboxylase] ligase/biotin operon repressor BirA: MKNFIVPFRLIRLLSTGAAYSGEQLGQYLEISLSAVNQHIQTLRHWGLEIEAQTIKGYYLSSPIELLDEKKILRDLPEGRIKVLALVDSTNQYLLDNIETLRSGDACVAEHQTAGRGRRGREWVSPFGQNLYLSMFWRLEKGTAAAVGLSLVIGIVITQVLRNLGGIDIRVKWPNDLYYRDKKLAGVLVELLGKKFKPAQVIIGMGININNPSSNKGIEQNWSHLKEAGITIDRNKLTALLLSELRSQLIEFEKTGLSTFISKWHELDNYLNRPVKLIVGDQQIQGIARGIDQHGGLLLETEGGIKTYQVGDISLRGR, translated from the coding sequence GTGAAAAATTTTATCGTGCCTTTTCGCTTAATCCGATTGTTATCAACGGGGGCTGCCTATTCAGGCGAACAATTAGGGCAATATCTTGAAATAAGCCTTTCAGCCGTCAATCAACATATTCAAACGCTCCGACATTGGGGGCTGGAAATCGAGGCTCAAACGATTAAGGGATATTATTTATCGTCTCCTATTGAATTACTGGATGAAAAAAAAATATTGAGAGATTTACCTGAAGGCCGGATAAAAGTATTGGCTTTAGTCGATTCAACGAATCAGTATTTATTAGATAATATAGAGACACTCCGTTCTGGTGATGCCTGTGTCGCGGAGCACCAAACAGCAGGGCGAGGAAGGCGGGGCCGAGAATGGGTTTCACCCTTTGGTCAAAATCTTTATCTTTCGATGTTTTGGAGACTCGAAAAAGGGACGGCAGCGGCTGTCGGATTAAGTTTGGTCATAGGGATTGTGATAACGCAAGTGTTGCGCAATTTGGGGGGAATAGACATCCGAGTGAAGTGGCCAAACGATCTGTATTATCGGGATAAAAAATTGGCAGGGGTTTTGGTGGAGCTTCTGGGAAAAAAATTTAAACCCGCTCAAGTGATTATTGGTATGGGTATTAATATCAACAACCCATCATCAAACAAAGGGATTGAGCAAAATTGGAGCCATCTCAAAGAAGCAGGAATAACAATAGATCGTAATAAATTAACCGCTTTATTATTATCGGAATTACGTTCTCAACTCATTGAATTTGAAAAGACAGGTTTATCTACTTTTATTTCGAAGTGGCACGAGTTGGATAATTATCTTAATCGACCCGTCAAATTAATCGTCGGGGATCAACAAATACAAGGCATTGCCAGAGGTATTGATCAACACGGGGGGTTATTATTAGAAACAGAAGGAGGCATCAAAACTTATCAAGTTGGAGACATTTCTCTTCGTGGAAGATGA